The following are encoded together in the Thermodesulfobacteriota bacterium genome:
- a CDS encoding LptA/OstA family protein has protein sequence MKALFLNMLLHIRLSFFLSAATVLSAYFFISLPQTSAEPLAKNIKNKADKIRITADRLVGSYDRNYAEFTGSVEAVYGDFIIKSDRLKIFYKHDPGKKEKSKAGEESIDKIIATGNVKIWADGKEATTQQAVYTTKTMVLVLTGENSTVFSNKNYVSGSKITLNRSENTVKVESGTENRVKALFYSTKDLSSKPDPDTPVLDPTKKTKPPKN, from the coding sequence GTGAAAGCTTTGTTTCTGAATATGCTGCTACATATTAGATTATCTTTCTTTTTATCGGCAGCCACAGTACTCAGCGCCTATTTTTTTATATCGCTGCCCCAGACTTCGGCTGAGCCTTTGGCAAAAAATATAAAAAATAAAGCAGATAAAATACGGATTACTGCAGACAGGCTGGTGGGCAGCTATGATAGAAATTATGCTGAGTTTACCGGTAGTGTTGAAGCGGTGTATGGAGATTTCATTATAAAATCGGATCGACTGAAAATTTTTTATAAACATGATCCGGGGAAAAAAGAAAAGTCAAAGGCAGGTGAAGAATCCATAGATAAAATTATTGCCACCGGCAACGTGAAGATATGGGCAGATGGCAAGGAAGCGACCACACAGCAGGCAGTCTACACAACAAAGACCATGGTGCTGGTATTAACCGGAGAAAATTCAACTGTATTCAGCAATAAAAATTATGTTTCCGGTTCAAAAATAACCCTTAACCGGTCAGAAAACACGGTTAAGGTTGAAAGCGGTACGGAAAATCGTGTAAAAGCGCTGTTCTACTCTACAAAAGATTTGTCATCTAAGCCCGATCCGGATACTCCTGTTTTGGACCCAACAAAAAAAACAAAACCGCCAAAAAATTAA